The DNA region ACGGGCGTCCGCCGAGCGGCGCCCGATGAACCGCTGCGAACAGGTTGTTGGATTTGACATTCCTCCGCGCGCTCGCCTTCGGGCTCCTGCTTGTATCCTTGGCCGTCGTCTCGCCCGCCCGCGCAGCGGATGCCGCCTTCACCCAGTTTATCGCATCGCTTTGGCCGGAGGCGCAGGCGGCGGGCGTGTCGCGCGAGACCTTCGATCGCGAGACGCGCGGACTCGAACCCGACTACAAGTTGCCCGACTTGATCCTGCCGGGGCGGCCGAAGACCGGCGCGCCGGCGCAGGCCGAGTTCGTGCAGGTGCCGGCCGACTACATCAAGGAAGCCTCGATCGCGCGGCTCGCCGAGACAGGGCAGAAGCTCCTGCAGAAATATCGCGCCTCGCTCGATGCAATCGAAAAGCGCTTTGGCGTGCCGGCCCCGATCGTGCTAGCGATCTGGGGCCGCGAGACCGACTACGGCCGCTATGCGCTGCCCTATGACACGCTGCGCGTGGTGGCAACGCAGGCCTATGTCGGCCGCCGCAAGGATCAGTACCGCACCGAATTCGTTCTCGCGCTGAAAATCCTTGGCGAGGGGGTGGTGAAGCGCAAGGAGCTAACCTCGTCCTGGGCCGGCGCGACCGGCTACACCCAGTTCCTGCCGTCGGAATATTACAAGCACGGCGTCGACCTCGATGGCGACGGCCGTGTCGACATCTGGCATTCGGTGCCGGATGCGCTCGCCTCCGCCGCACAGCAGCTCGTCAACAAGGGCTGGCAGCCGGGCGTACGCTGGGCCTACGAAGTCACGGCGCCGGCCAATGCCGATTGCACGACGGGCGTGCCCGAAGTGACAAAACCGATCAGCCAGTGGCTGCGTGCGGGTTTCATGCCGGTGCGCGGACAAAAGCTCAGTGCCGCCGAGCAGGCGCAATCAGCCTCGCTGCTGCAGCCCGAGGGCATCTACGGCCCCGCCTTCCTGACCACGCCGAACTACTTCGTGATCAAGGAGTACAATTTCTCCGATCTCTATGTGCTGTTCGTCGGCCATCTCGCTGACCGCATGACGAGCCCGCTGCCGTTCGCGACGCCATGGTCGGCCTCGAAGCAGCTGCGCTCCGCCGACGTCGAGGCGATGCAGCGGCAGCTGACCAAGATCGGGCTCTACAAGGACAAGCTCGACGGCAAGGCCGGCATGCAGACCCGCGCCGCGCTCGGCGCCTACCAGAAGCAGGCCCACCTGAAGGTCGATTGCTGGCCGAGCGATGCGGTGCTGAAGGCGATGAACTCAGCCCATTAAGCCACAAACAAAAAACCCGGCCGCGAGGGGCCGGGTTTGAAACGCAAGAGACTCGCGCGGAAGAGGCTGCGGCTTAGTCGCAAACCTCGACGCGGCGGAAGCGCCAGTTGTAGCCGTCCCAGAAGCGCTCGCGAACCCAACGGCAGGGCGGCGGAGCTTCTTCGACATAGGTCGGGCCGCCATAGGCCGGGCGGCTGGAGGCGATGGCGCCACCGACGATCGCGCCGCCGATCAGGCCGGCTGCGACACCCGCCGCGACGCCACGCTGGGCGCTGGCCGGGGTTGCGGTGAGCGACGAAGCGGCAATCGTAGCGACAGCGACGAAGGCAGCCAGGATCTTCTTCATGTCTTGGGCTCTCCTGAGGTGGCGCCTTGGGCGCCGGGTTCAAAAAGACTCGCGCACGCTGGTTTCGAGCGGCTGTCTTGCTAATCAGCGCCTAAACAGTCAATCGAAAGTAAACGTCCGCTGGCTCATTGCCCAGAAAAGCGGTTTTTTCTGGCCTTGAAAAGCGGACGTCCCGGAAAACAGTCGGTTTTCCGGGACGTTTGGTTCGATTTAATCGAGATGAACGGCGATATTAATCGCAGACCCTGACGCTGCGAACGCGCCAGCCGTAACCGTCCCAGAAGCGCTGGCGCTGCCAGTAGCAACCGGGCTCGACGTAGCCGGGGCCGGCGACATAGGCCGGTCCGGGCGCGTAGTAGCCGGGGCCGGGACCGTAATAACCGTTCTGCGATGCGATCGCGCCGCCGACGATGGCGCCACCGAGCAATCCTGCAGCGACGCCAGCGGCGACACCGCGTTGTGCATGGGCAGGGGCGGGGACCGCCACGGCCGAAACCGCCAGGGTGGCGACGGCGCAGAGCGCCAGCAATGTCTTCTTCATGGCCTCACCTTTCTCGGGAGCAGCGACAGTTCGCTCAAACAGCCTGTGTGGGCAAATGTTCCACATCCTGCTTGAACGATCAATGAACGGCGCTGCCGTATTCGAACCATGATCGGGGACGATGGCGGCCGCGTGGCAAGCCGGAAAGTACGGAAATCGCGGCTGGTCCCGCGCCTTTTGCTGGCCGGAACCGATTTAGATTCATTCCAGAATGAATCCGGCATCAGTTTGGAATTGCTTCAAAAAGCGTTTTTTCCTTTTGCATCCGGGCGGCGTCGACAATATCGATAATGTCAGCAACACCGACCGAACCGCCCAATTCTGATGATTGTCTGTTCCTGTAACGTCCTCAGCGATCACGATGTCCGCAATGCCGTGAGCACCGGCGGACCGGTGACGCGCAATGCCAAGCAGGTCTATGGCTGCCTCGGCTGCAACGCCGAATGTGGCCGCTGCGCGCGCACGATCAAGGCGATCATCGACGAGGCGCTCGGTCCCTGCGCCAAGGCCTGTTGCTCGGGCTGCCCGCACAGCCATCCGCACGCTGCCAACGAGGACACCGGACCGGCCGAATTCGGCTTGGCGGCCTGCTGAGATCCTCAAATCCCTCCAGATCGGGTTGTCCACGCGCCGATTCCGCGAAGGGTTGCTCTTGCCGGTCATCTGATTTAGAAGCATTCTAAATTGAGATTCCGGCCGATTTTGGCCGCGACAGGTGGAGTGCATCATGCAAGGCGACCCGAAAGTCATCGACTATCTGAACAAGGGGCTGCGCAGCGAGCTGACCGCCATCAACCAGTACTGGCTGCATTACCGGGTCCTGAACAATTGGGGCCTGCTCGAGATGGCCAAGGTCTGGCG from Bradyrhizobium genosp. L includes:
- a CDS encoding lytic murein transglycosylase; protein product: MTFLRALAFGLLLVSLAVVSPARAADAAFTQFIASLWPEAQAAGVSRETFDRETRGLEPDYKLPDLILPGRPKTGAPAQAEFVQVPADYIKEASIARLAETGQKLLQKYRASLDAIEKRFGVPAPIVLAIWGRETDYGRYALPYDTLRVVATQAYVGRRKDQYRTEFVLALKILGEGVVKRKELTSSWAGATGYTQFLPSEYYKHGVDLDGDGRVDIWHSVPDALASAAQQLVNKGWQPGVRWAYEVTAPANADCTTGVPEVTKPISQWLRAGFMPVRGQKLSAAEQAQSASLLQPEGIYGPAFLTTPNYFVIKEYNFSDLYVLFVGHLADRMTSPLPFATPWSASKQLRSADVEAMQRQLTKIGLYKDKLDGKAGMQTRAALGAYQKQAHLKVDCWPSDAVLKAMNSAH
- a CDS encoding (2Fe-2S)-binding protein, translated to MIVCSCNVLSDHDVRNAVSTGGPVTRNAKQVYGCLGCNAECGRCARTIKAIIDEALGPCAKACCSGCPHSHPHAANEDTGPAEFGLAAC